TCAAGCCTAGAAGAAAAAAGTGTTGGAAAACAAATCACCTTGATGTGTGCGTCCGAGCCAGCATACTGCATTGCAATTGCATCACCCATATTTTCATAAACTTCCATCAATTTCTTTCCCAAAGGAGTGTTCTTATCGACGATAGGAGGTCCTCTGATACCCAATTTCTGCAGCTGATGAGCAAGAGCTACCAATCCATGGGCCAACTGAGCAACATTAGTACGATCCAAGCAGTCTATGCAGTTTGACCTAAAGACCCCAGTTTGACGCATGAATATATTTGCCTTCAAAGCTTCTTGTTTTGAGCTAGTTGCCTCTTCATCTCGATTCAGAATAGGGCTACTGGAGAATGGTAGCATTAGTATTAGGACTTACCAACAAACGTGCAATACAAGTAGAATTAGGTATTAGGTATTAGGTAGACGTAGTGAATACACAGctctttttcaaaattttagttcTCCAGTTTGtcttttcaaaaagtttttattttttcgattattaaaatattttttaaaaaacatttcctaaaaaaatttctttaaaaaaaccctcttcagatatattttaaattcaaaaatttataaattttatcctAAATAATATTACAtcataaatataactaaacattttgaccaaaaaaatataagtaaaacataaaataaaaaatcaactaTTTAAATGGATTTATGCGGTTCTAGTGGTTACATTTAAATTTTGACAAATAACCCTAATACATCTTAAAACTAACTGGATTTACgcagtttcaaaatttaaatgggTTTATCCATCCATTTTAACTTCCCTAACATACCAAACTTACTTGAAAAATATGTCGTTAATTACGCCATCAGCTCCTATGCCTGAAGGAGCCTCACCGAAAAATAAGTTAATTGATTCCAATGCTTCCTTCCCATCGGCACACAAGAGCTCGAATGCACGATCGGCtccactgcaaaaaaaaaaatcaaggaaAAAGGTGTAAAATTTTTAGGAGGTAAGACTGATAAAAACAACCCACCAACTTATGCTTATAATAAGTTCAAAAAATGCAGCACCTTTTGTAGTGTTTGTTTAGATCAAAATGGTTCGCTATTAAATGGTTCTCCCTCCTGGTGCCTCCGTTGATAAACAAGATTGCCTTTTCAAACTCTTCCCGTAAGATGTTTTCCCGATGCTTTCCTGCCTGGTATCACAAATAGCATAGATACACACTTAATCTTCCATAAACCAAATGCAATGTATAAAATTTGACTTGTCTAGGAAAGCCCACTTTTAGAAGATTCAAGATGATTATAAGCTTTCCATATCTCTGTTTCAGATTCTCAAAGTGGAGTTGAGTGGCCACGTAACTCCGGTCCTTGTTGTTCACTGTGACAagtaaaaaaagagaaacagaaGCGTTAAGAGAGTCAGAACTGAggatcactttttttttttgaatgactAGGAGGTTCGTACATATCCTAACACAGGTCCATGCCATTGAAGAGGAGACTCGTCCTAACGGAACTTGAACATATGAGCTCTTAGAAATCTActagagtttttcttttttttttggtcgaaatgttaaaaaaaatcttctagAATTCTAACCATTAGGCCAACTTCTCGTTGGTATGCATTTGGTGCTTACATATTATGTTGGGTTGTGGGTTGAACACAGATGGTTTCTGTGACCAAAATAGGGGTATGGAGCCTCGCATCTGCACGACTGATGTAATTGGAATTTTCTGTCCCTCTGGAACCTCTTTGGTAACAATCTGCTCTGTCTCAACCTCATTGGCTACGCTGCCTTCCTCATTTACACCACGCCTTAAATATCTGCACATTAACAGACAGAGGAGGCAGTGATTGTTCTAGTTCAGATATAAAGGCATATCAAAGACTAGCCCCTGTCTTTGAGAGGGAGAGCTACTAGTCCATGAGACGAAAGcagagataaaaaaaagaaaaaagaatgagAACATATTGAGATGCAGAAGTACCTTGTACCAGCATAATGGCGTGAACGACGAGCAATGACAGTCAGTATAAATTGTTCATCAGATACTAAACATTTAGTCTGTATAAAGCAAAGGAAAAGTAGAGATTAGGTCTTGTTGGACTAGCAAAGTTATGGGAGATCTTTAGAATAAACCATTTACCTGTTGAAAGAATCCATATACAAGTGAAACTGTCCATACGGTATTCTGAAGGATCCTTCTGATCCCGTGTGTTAAGTATTCATTCCACACGAACATGGTTTCGTCGTGAATTTTTCCTCTCTCAGTGTTGCATATGTTCTTTTGGAGGCTATACATGAGGTGATATGTGTAGCTGAAGTAGAAGTCTTTGCTAAGATCCACCATGTTTAGGAGCTTCTTGTACCTGTAATACAAAGGGGAATACTAAGGATAAAGTCTCGTATCGGAAACTGGAAAGGATTTTAAATAAGATGGAGCCAATTCACTTTATCATGAACTGGTTTTATATTGGAAGCTTATCTAACTCAATAAAGAACATGTCAGATATGTGTTTTGCTAAGTTAGTTTACACGAGAATATTTGCATATGAATAACATAACCGTTACAAGAATTATCGTTTAAATACTTTCGCTCGGCTGAAGAATCAGCATCTATCGTTTTCCTGGAAGGATATGGAATCATGATCATTTGACTCTCTACTACACCATAAACAGTATGTCCGCAGATCTCGCccactttctttcttcttttaatcACAAGCATGTAATAGGGCCCCAAGAATTTCACAAACCCTGCACCAAGAGAATCTCCATAAAATTCAAAAGCGACACACAAATACTGAGAAAAAAGAGATACAATGCTTTGAGACAAAGTCTCTCAGTACCAATGAGTCCATAGCAAGTTGTCTCTGCTCTAAGGCCACCATACTTCTGGTTCCCTCGACTAATCCATTTCTTAAGTTGGGTGATTTCGTCACGCGTATACCTTGTAGGATCTTCGAATAAATTCAACTCGTTTGGCTCGGTTCGATCTATCTTAAGAATCCTCCAAAAGGTTTTCTTCTCGTCTCTCCCAATCAAGTAATAGTTCTGCACAAAAAACCAATGTTTCACATCTTTTATGTTATTACAGAAATAACTTACAAACAAAGActccacgttttttttttgtgagaggGCCGTTAAGCAGAAGACTCTAGGGTGATTGAAATGAgctataatttatgttttaagcCGTagaatttaaactttatattttttattgtaaattattTTGCTATAACTCTGTAAAGCACTATTTATTCGAGAAATAAAGctttatacatttatttttaatttctagaatttttttgctgtaaattttttaaagcaaaaaaagtttgattgattgatGTATATGATTTTGGACTaaattttatcttatataacaTCTATAACTACAAACAATCACCCCCTATGTCAAGCTAACCCTCATGCCTTACACTACAAAGTACAAACCATATGAAACCAAACAATCTCATCAAACATAAACCGAACCATTTTTTAGGATTTGTTTTGCAAACcggaaaataattataaatatatatattggaccATATACTCCCTCCCTTccaaaaacatagatttttttttcatttgtacacatcttaataaaatacattaaatttatattgtagatatttatattctataattatcaatttttaataaaattaagttAATAGTAATTCAAAtcaattcaattatttttaaaactttacaATTTAccatcaaataatataaaaaatataacaacacaaaatgtttcaaaaaaaaaacacaaatagcatttttttttttgacaaaacacAAAAAGCATGTTTGTGAAACAATTCAAACATTGTATCCTTATGAAACGTAGGCAGTATTGCATTAATCGCAGTTATCGGTAAATCAGTTGAGGGTAAAATGATCACAGCAATTTCGAACAAGAAGAGTAACATTCACGTAACTAAGATTAGAAAGTAGAAGAGATTTTTGTACCGTGCGAGTGCGGTAGAGCGTGAATTTGTGAAGAACGGGCAAGTCAACCAATTTGAGCATCGGCTCCGATCCCGTCAGACCAAAAGAGAAACCCGAGCAGACCAGACGAGATAACAAGAAGTCAAGAACGAGAAGTCAAATAGATTTTCTCACAAGAATCTACAGAATTTGCGAAGCAAATAACAAGACGAAGACTataggatgaagaagatagaaGAGTGGAGCCGTCGAGGATGTGACCAGGTCGGAGCCTCGgaggaaatttttttaaaggtaaaaaaaaactttagtgtttgcttttttttttttttgtaaatcttTTCCGCGCTAAATCGACTATATTTATAGAGTATAATACGCGGCCATTTCCGAAGTACCTTATTATAAAAGGTTACTACCTTTTTGCATATCCAattattatatgtaatatacaTTAGATCGAAACTTTTACTtctcatatttttctttatcaaataatatattttaaagagaAACTATAAAAGCTAACCTACTTTATCTGAGAACGTCCGCATCAATAGACCTTAAATTAAATTCCtcaacataaatttatattaatatttgattcttaaatataaatattaagtatattaaCATTTTGTTGGCgattatttcaaaaattgattcacactaaaattctaaaaccacaTGCATTGAGGATTGGGGATTTCATCAATTTTCGAGaattcaaaaatacaaaaataatataaataaaaagagaaaaatatataatatgagagacttgaaaatattattaaaaaatgattttacatgtgccatttataaaaaaaacactgaTACCAATTTCAttaaaagttaatatatttataattttgagatagaataaaaactttaatttaaaatttaaaatatatttttataaacttaaTGAGTTTATAAAAATCGTGATTCTCTAAAGtctattatttcaaattttatttttttaaaataaattaataaaatattagcaTATTTTTGTTGCgttaaaataaacataatatatatttttttaatagtttttaaaaatattatccataatgATGATGTAACATCCTTCAAAA
The nucleotide sequence above comes from Brassica napus cultivar Da-Ae chromosome A9, Da-Ae, whole genome shotgun sequence. Encoded proteins:
- the LOC111200779 gene encoding phosphoinositide phosphatase SAC5-like; translated protein: MLKLVDLPVLHKFTLYRTRTNYYLIGRDEKKTFWRILKIDRTEPNELNLFEDPTRYTRDEITQLKKWISRGNQKYGGLRAETTCYGLIGFVKFLGPYYMLVIKRRKKVGEICGHTVYGVVESQMIMIPYPSRKTIDADSSAERKYKKLLNMVDLSKDFYFSYTYHLMYSLQKNICNTERGKIHDETMFVWNEYLTHGIRRILQNTVWTVSLVYGFFQQTKCLVSDEQFILTVIARRSRHYAGTRYLRRGVNEEGSVANEVETEQIVTKEVPEGQKIPITSVVQMRGSIPLFWSQKPSVFNPQPNIILNNKDRSYVATQLHFENLKQRYGKLIIILNLLKAGKHRENILREEFEKAILFINGGTRRENHLIANHFDLNKHYKSGADRAFELLCADGKEALESINLFFGEAPSGIGADGVINDIFFNSPILNRDEEATSSKQEALKANIFMRQTGVFRSNCIDCLDRTNVAQLAHGLVALAHQLQKLGIRGPPIVDKNTPLGKKLMEVYENMGDAIAMQYAGSDAHIKMFSALRGDWNIVKKNRDKIIALRRHLYNTFQDSEKQNAINVFLGKFKPQLGKPALWELRSDQQNTMRNSSNLNINNLRPNHSRSFSDNLILGSLDLKELVQENHQPSRAGLNSGWETTSNGGWETTSEVGFCEEEPSSSRVHSVIRDEDNLRRIGSRQMFLEVDSTSDSHGLEDAPGLSHSYNATFITAEEMFERCSSTSSDLIIEVFSFITISVLSIEVTCYYKLSVLANKDTDSGGGFPSLLGSFRSNFHL